From the Lysobacter sp. FW306-1B-D06B genome, one window contains:
- the smc gene encoding chromosome segregation protein SMC, which produces MRLSTIKLSGFKSFVDPTTLHLPTNMTGVVGPNGCGKSNIIDAVRWVMGESSASRLRGDSLTDVIFAGSSARKPVSQAMVELIFDNSDHTITGEYAAFNEISVKRTVSRDGSSQYYLNGAKCRRRDITDLFLGTGLGPRSYSIIEQGMISQVIEAKPEELRVYLEEAAGISKYKERRKETETRIRHTRENLDRLGDLREEVGKQLEHLKRQARQAEQYQAIQAERKIKDAEWKALEHRALDQKLQGQREKLAQQETRLQQLIAEQREAEREIEVGRVKREDAAEALNKAQAASYEVSGTLARVEQQIQHQREMANRLHKARDEAMAALAELGEHMGSDQSKLDVLRAAVADAEPRLEQLRDEDEMRQDALRDAEAALVDWQQRWDAHSRAQAEAARAADVERTRIEHLDRQVLDADRRRETLNNERSGLDLTALSESFATLQEQHETQKFSIDSLSEELETRKGALGDLQDQQRATQTELAEVRKQAQAARGRLSSLETLQHAALGQEQGAALSWLKARGLDSATRVGEALQVEAGWENAVESALGQMIEGVLVESPETLVEAIGELGEGRLALVDPQNDSLEFAPTSLASKVRGPIAVRRILARLHAAEDLSQARALLARLGEGESVITRNGERMGAGWVRVLRSGAAQQGALLRERDIQTLRGEIETLLSREKELESLQVQLRDRTLAAEQLREDAQRTLYMAHRSVSELAGQLQSQQGRLDSARSRIEKIDTELAQIAQNLEAAQEQAREARNLQEEAVMRMTELEDARQALESERRRFGEAREQARNVARESRDTAHALALTLESQRTQITALEQALARMGGQRGQLDSRLGELSAQLTDGDDPVVVLEEQRQVALEQRVLTEQNLTIARTTLDGIDNDLRRFEQVRHQRDDQAIQQREAIGQRRLEQQALVLKAEQLAAAVVEAGFVLEDVVNTLTDDMDAQVWERTVNELDGKLRRLEPVNLAAIAEHAEAEQRKEYLDAQNTDLTTALETLEEAIRKIDRETRGRFKDTFDRVNSGVQELYPRLFGGGHAYLELTGEDLLDTGVSIMARPPGKRVSNISLLSGGEKAMTAVALVFAIFRLNPAPFCLLDEVDAPLDEANVGRLAQMVSEMSEQVQFLFVTHNKATMEAALQLSGVTMREPGVSRLVSVDLAEASRLAGVA; this is translated from the coding sequence ATGCGTCTGTCCACGATCAAGCTCTCCGGTTTCAAATCCTTCGTCGATCCGACCACGCTGCATTTGCCGACCAACATGACCGGCGTCGTCGGTCCCAATGGTTGCGGCAAGTCCAACATCATCGACGCCGTGCGCTGGGTGATGGGCGAAAGCTCGGCCAGCCGCCTGCGCGGCGATTCGCTGACCGACGTGATCTTCGCCGGCTCCTCCGCCCGCAAGCCCGTCTCGCAGGCGATGGTGGAGCTGATCTTCGACAACTCCGACCACACCATCACCGGTGAGTACGCGGCGTTCAACGAGATCTCGGTCAAGCGCACCGTCAGCCGCGACGGCTCCAGCCAGTACTACCTCAACGGCGCCAAGTGCCGCCGCCGCGACATCACCGACCTGTTCCTGGGCACCGGCCTGGGGCCGCGCAGCTACTCGATCATCGAGCAGGGCATGATTTCGCAGGTCATCGAGGCCAAGCCGGAAGAACTGCGCGTCTACCTGGAAGAAGCCGCCGGCATCTCCAAGTACAAGGAACGCCGCAAGGAAACCGAAACCCGCATCCGCCACACGCGCGAGAACCTCGACCGCCTGGGCGACCTGCGTGAGGAAGTCGGCAAGCAGCTCGAGCACCTCAAGCGCCAGGCGCGTCAGGCCGAGCAGTACCAGGCGATCCAGGCCGAGCGGAAGATCAAGGATGCGGAATGGAAGGCGCTGGAACATCGCGCCCTCGACCAGAAGCTGCAGGGTCAGCGCGAGAAGCTGGCCCAGCAGGAAACCCGCCTGCAGCAGCTCATCGCCGAACAGCGCGAAGCCGAGCGCGAGATCGAAGTCGGCCGCGTCAAGCGCGAGGACGCCGCCGAGGCCCTGAACAAGGCGCAGGCCGCCAGCTACGAAGTCAGCGGCACCTTGGCCCGCGTCGAGCAGCAGATCCAGCACCAGCGCGAGATGGCCAACCGCCTGCACAAGGCGCGTGACGAGGCGATGGCTGCGCTGGCCGAGCTGGGCGAGCACATGGGCAGCGACCAGTCCAAGCTCGACGTGCTGCGCGCCGCCGTGGCCGACGCCGAGCCGCGCCTGGAACAGCTGCGCGACGAAGATGAAATGCGCCAGGACGCGTTGCGCGATGCGGAAGCCGCACTCGTGGACTGGCAGCAGCGCTGGGACGCGCACAGCCGCGCACAAGCCGAGGCCGCACGCGCCGCCGACGTGGAACGCACGCGCATCGAACACCTGGACCGCCAGGTGTTGGACGCCGACCGCCGCCGCGAGACGCTCAACAACGAGCGTTCCGGCCTGGACCTGACGGCGCTGAGCGAGTCCTTCGCCACGTTGCAGGAACAGCACGAAACGCAGAAGTTTTCGATCGACAGCCTCAGCGAGGAGCTGGAGACCCGCAAGGGCGCGCTGGGCGATCTGCAGGATCAGCAGCGCGCCACGCAGACCGAGCTGGCCGAAGTGCGCAAGCAGGCGCAAGCCGCGCGCGGACGCTTGTCCTCGCTGGAAACCCTGCAGCACGCCGCGCTCGGCCAGGAGCAGGGCGCGGCGTTGAGCTGGCTCAAGGCACGCGGGCTGGATTCGGCCACGCGGGTGGGCGAGGCGCTGCAGGTCGAGGCCGGCTGGGAAAACGCGGTGGAAAGCGCGCTCGGCCAGATGATCGAAGGCGTGCTGGTGGAGTCGCCGGAAACGCTGGTGGAGGCCATCGGCGAACTCGGCGAAGGGCGGCTGGCGCTGGTCGATCCGCAGAACGATTCGTTGGAGTTCGCGCCGACCTCGCTGGCCTCCAAGGTGCGTGGCCCGATCGCGGTCCGCCGCATCCTCGCCCGCCTGCATGCGGCCGAGGATCTGAGCCAGGCACGTGCGTTGCTGGCGCGTCTGGGCGAGGGCGAATCCGTCATCACCCGCAACGGCGAACGCATGGGCGCCGGCTGGGTGCGCGTGCTGCGCTCCGGCGCGGCTCAGCAGGGCGCGCTGCTGCGCGAGCGCGACATCCAGACGCTGCGCGGCGAGATCGAAACGCTGCTGTCGCGCGAGAAGGAACTGGAATCGCTGCAGGTGCAACTGCGCGATCGCACGCTCGCCGCCGAGCAGCTGCGCGAGGACGCGCAGCGCACGTTGTACATGGCGCATCGCAGCGTGTCGGAACTGGCCGGCCAGCTGCAGAGCCAGCAGGGCCGCCTGGACAGCGCACGCTCGCGCATCGAGAAGATCGACACCGAACTGGCGCAGATCGCGCAGAACCTCGAGGCCGCGCAAGAGCAGGCACGCGAAGCGCGCAACCTGCAGGAAGAAGCGGTCATGCGCATGACCGAGCTGGAAGACGCGCGCCAGGCGCTGGAGAGCGAACGCCGCCGTTTCGGCGAAGCGCGCGAGCAGGCGCGCAACGTCGCCCGCGAGTCGCGCGACACCGCGCACGCACTGGCGCTCACCCTGGAATCGCAGCGCACCCAGATCACCGCGCTCGAACAGGCCCTGGCACGCATGGGCGGCCAGCGCGGCCAGCTCGACTCGCGCCTGGGCGAACTGTCCGCGCAGCTGACCGACGGCGACGATCCGGTCGTCGTGCTGGAAGAGCAGCGCCAGGTCGCGCTCGAGCAGCGCGTGCTCACCGAACAGAACCTCACCATCGCGCGCACCACGCTGGACGGCATCGACAACGACCTGCGCCGCTTCGAACAGGTCCGCCACCAGCGCGACGACCAGGCCATCCAGCAGCGCGAGGCCATCGGCCAGCGCCGCCTGGAACAGCAGGCGCTCGTGCTCAAGGCCGAGCAGCTGGCCGCGGCCGTGGTCGAGGCGGGCTTCGTGCTGGAGGATGTGGTCAACACGCTCACCGACGACATGGACGCGCAGGTCTGGGAGCGCACCGTCAACGAGCTGGACGGCAAGCTGCGCCGCCTGGAGCCGGTCAACCTCGCCGCGATCGCCGAACACGCCGAGGCCGAGCAGCGCAAGGAATACCTCGACGCCCAGAACACCGACCTCACCACCGCCCTGGAAACGCTGGAAGAAGCCATCCGCAAGATCGACCGCGAGACCCGCGGCCGCTTCAAGGACACCTTCGACCGCGTCAATTCCGGCGTGCAGGAGCTGTACCCGCGCCTGTTCGGCGGCGGCCACGCCTACCTGGAACTCACCGGCGAGGACCTGCTGGACACCGGCGTGTCGATCATGGCGCGTCCGCCGGGCAAGCGCGTGTCGAACATCTCGCTGCTCTCCGGCGGCGAGAAGGCGATGACCGCCGTGGCGCTGGTGTTCGCGATCTTCCGCCTCAATCCCGCGCCGTTCTGCCTGCTCGACGAGGTGGACGCGCCGCTGGACGAAGCCAACGTCGGGCGACTTGCTCAGATGGTCAGCGAGATGAGTGAACAGGTACAGTTCCTGTTCGTCACCCACAACAAGGCGACGATGGAAGCCGCGCTGCAGCTGTCGGGCGTGACCATGCGCGAGCCGGGCGTGAGCCGCCTGGTCTCGGTCGACCTGGCCGAAGCCTCGCGTCTGGCGGGTGTGGCGTAA
- the ligA gene encoding NAD-dependent DNA ligase LigA, with the protein MAKTSTPAARIADLRQRIDDANYRYYVLDDPSIPDSEWDALLRELQSLEAQHPDLVTPDSPTQRVGVAPSGTFAEVRHAIPMLSLGNAFTDEEVADFERRIEEKLGRRAPEFSVEPKLDGLAISLRYEDGRFVQGATRGDGATGEDVTANLRTIKAIPLQLRGKDWPAVLEVRGEVYMPLAAFKLYNERAVKEGGKVLANPRNGAAGSLRQLDPRVTAQRPLAFYAYAVGIVEGYELPPTHSQTLAKLRDWGFPVSALNAIVSGAEGLLGYYREIGAKRDSLAFDIDGVVYKLDDYEGQREMGFVSRAPRWAIAHKFPAQEQSTVLEGIDIQIGRTGAATPVARLKPVQVAGVVVTNATLHNADQIKRLDVRIGDTVIVRRAGDVIPEIVRVVPEYRDPHAPEWQMPTQCPVCGSEIVREEGEAVWRCSGELTCAAQRKEAIRHFASRRAMDIEGLGERFIEDLSDLGYLQSVADLYKLELDDLLEMKRRADERDGTTPETVKSGKVATKWAENLIEAIDHSRSTTLERFLYALGIQHVGESTAKALANWFGDIALIRRLPWPLFKRVPDVGGEVARAIGHFFDQPGNQQVIDDLLARGVTITDTHAPSAKLRDGLDLATLLVDLEIPKVTRVRADQLAGAFPDAQALLDAPQHNFVAAGLPADTAQALAEWLDDAEHARLLGRGGESLATLAALTPAGETAATGPLEGQTAVLTGTLSAMSRDEAKAKLEALGAKVAGSVSKKTSFVVAGEAAGSKLDKAQELGVDVWDEARLLAFLAEHGA; encoded by the coding sequence GTGGCCAAGACTTCCACTCCCGCCGCACGCATCGCCGACCTGCGCCAGCGCATCGACGACGCCAATTACCGCTACTACGTCCTCGACGATCCCTCCATTCCCGATTCCGAATGGGACGCGCTGCTGCGCGAACTGCAGTCGCTGGAAGCGCAGCATCCCGACCTCGTCACGCCCGACTCGCCGACCCAGCGCGTGGGCGTCGCACCGTCCGGCACGTTTGCCGAAGTGCGCCACGCGATCCCGATGCTGTCGCTGGGCAATGCCTTCACCGACGAGGAAGTCGCCGATTTCGAACGCCGCATCGAGGAGAAGCTCGGCCGCCGCGCGCCGGAATTCTCGGTCGAGCCCAAGCTCGACGGTCTGGCGATCAGCCTGCGCTACGAGGATGGCCGTTTCGTGCAGGGCGCCACGCGCGGCGACGGCGCGACCGGCGAGGACGTGACCGCCAATCTGCGCACGATCAAGGCCATCCCGCTGCAACTGCGCGGAAAGGACTGGCCGGCCGTGCTGGAAGTGCGCGGCGAGGTTTACATGCCGCTGGCCGCGTTCAAGCTCTACAACGAGCGCGCGGTGAAGGAGGGCGGCAAGGTGCTCGCCAATCCGCGCAACGGTGCCGCCGGTTCGCTGCGTCAGCTCGATCCGCGCGTGACTGCGCAGCGGCCGCTGGCGTTCTACGCCTATGCGGTGGGCATCGTGGAAGGTTACGAGCTGCCGCCGACGCATTCGCAGACGCTGGCGAAGCTGCGCGACTGGGGCTTCCCGGTCAGCGCGCTCAACGCGATCGTCTCCGGGGCGGAAGGGTTGCTGGGTTACTACCGCGAGATCGGCGCCAAGCGCGATTCTCTGGCGTTCGACATCGACGGCGTCGTCTACAAGCTCGACGACTACGAAGGCCAGCGCGAGATGGGCTTCGTCTCGCGCGCGCCGCGTTGGGCCATCGCGCACAAGTTCCCCGCGCAGGAACAGTCCACGGTGCTGGAAGGCATCGACATCCAGATCGGTCGCACCGGCGCGGCCACGCCGGTGGCGCGGCTCAAGCCCGTGCAGGTGGCCGGCGTGGTCGTCACCAACGCCACGCTGCACAACGCCGATCAGATCAAGCGACTGGACGTGCGCATCGGCGACACCGTGATCGTGCGCCGCGCCGGCGACGTGATTCCCGAGATCGTCCGCGTAGTTCCCGAGTATCGCGATCCGCATGCGCCGGAATGGCAGATGCCCACGCAGTGCCCGGTGTGCGGTTCGGAAATCGTGCGCGAGGAAGGCGAAGCGGTCTGGCGCTGCTCGGGTGAGCTCACCTGCGCCGCGCAGCGCAAGGAGGCGATCCGCCATTTCGCCTCGCGTCGCGCGATGGACATCGAAGGCCTGGGCGAGCGCTTCATCGAGGACCTGTCGGACCTGGGCTACCTGCAATCGGTCGCCGATCTCTACAAGCTCGAACTCGACGACCTGCTGGAGATGAAGCGGCGCGCCGACGAGCGCGACGGCACCACGCCCGAAACGGTCAAGTCCGGCAAGGTCGCCACCAAGTGGGCGGAGAACCTGATCGAGGCGATCGACCACAGCCGCAGCACGACGCTGGAACGCTTCCTCTACGCGCTGGGCATCCAGCACGTGGGCGAGAGCACGGCCAAAGCGCTGGCGAACTGGTTCGGCGACATCGCGCTGATCCGCCGGTTGCCGTGGCCGCTGTTCAAGCGCGTGCCCGACGTGGGCGGCGAAGTGGCCCGCGCGATCGGCCACTTCTTCGACCAGCCAGGCAACCAGCAGGTGATCGACGACCTGCTCGCGCGCGGCGTGACCATCACCGACACGCATGCGCCCAGCGCGAAGCTGCGCGACGGCCTGGATTTGGCGACGTTGCTGGTCGACCTGGAAATCCCGAAGGTGACCCGCGTGCGGGCCGACCAACTCGCCGGCGCGTTCCCGGATGCGCAGGCCCTGCTGGACGCGCCGCAGCACAACTTCGTCGCCGCCGGCCTGCCGGCCGACACCGCGCAGGCGCTGGCCGAATGGCTCGACGATGCGGAGCATGCGCGCCTGCTGGGGCGCGGGGGCGAGTCGCTGGCGACACTGGCGGCGCTCACGCCCGCCGGCGAGACCGCCGCCACCGGACCGCTCGAAGGGCAGACCGCCGTGCTCACCGGGACGCTGTCGGCGATGAGCCGCGACGAGGCCAAGGCGAAGCTGGAAGCGCTCGGCGCCAAGGTGGCCGGCAGCGTGTCGAAGAAGACGAGCTTCGTCGTCGCCGGCGAGGCCGCAGGTTCCAAGCTCGACAAGGCGCAGGAGCTGGGCGTGGACGTGTGGGACGAAGCGCGCCTGCTGGCGTTCCTCGCCGAGCATGGCGCGTAA
- a CDS encoding GH1 family beta-glucosidase, which produces MSQASDQFAFPKGFLWGAATAAHQIEGSPLADGAGPSIWTRFAHTPGMMLNGDTGDVACDHYNRWRDDVKLMRELGLQAYRFSVSWSRILPDGTGRVNQKGLDFYSRLVDELLNNGIEPLLTLYHWDLPAALDDRGGWLNRDIADWFAEYASVMYRELDGRVKKWVTLNEPWVVTDGGYLHGALAPGHRSKYEAPIASHNLMRAHGAAVKAYREIGKHEIGLVVNIEPKYPATDSKEDAAAVRRAHAYMNEQYLHPALLGHYPPELKEIFGDAWPQWPAEDYELIKQKLDFVGINYYTRSVTKAAESYPLNTGVVRQPLGTYTETGWEVFPQGLTDLLLWFKQTYGDLPVYITENGAAFFDPPTAMADDDGKRRIKDPLRTDYLRKHLRAIHDAIDAGVDIRGYMLWSLLDNLEWSLGYSKRFGMIHVNYATQERTPKDSALWYSKVIASHGRSLSDPLPY; this is translated from the coding sequence ATGAGTCAAGCGTCCGATCAGTTCGCATTCCCCAAGGGCTTCCTGTGGGGCGCCGCCACCGCCGCCCATCAGATCGAAGGCTCGCCGCTGGCCGATGGCGCCGGCCCGAGCATCTGGACGCGCTTCGCGCACACGCCCGGGATGATGCTCAACGGCGACACCGGCGATGTCGCGTGCGATCACTACAACCGCTGGCGCGACGACGTGAAGCTGATGCGCGAGCTGGGCCTGCAGGCCTACCGCTTCAGCGTGTCGTGGTCGCGCATCCTGCCCGACGGCACCGGCCGCGTGAACCAGAAGGGCCTGGACTTCTACTCGCGCCTGGTCGACGAACTGCTCAACAACGGCATCGAACCGCTGCTCACGCTCTACCACTGGGACCTGCCGGCGGCGCTGGACGATCGCGGCGGCTGGCTCAACCGCGACATCGCCGACTGGTTCGCCGAGTACGCCAGCGTGATGTACCGCGAGCTCGACGGCCGCGTGAAGAAGTGGGTCACGCTCAACGAGCCGTGGGTGGTCACCGACGGCGGCTACCTGCACGGCGCGCTGGCGCCGGGCCATCGCAGCAAGTACGAAGCGCCGATCGCCTCGCACAACCTGATGCGCGCACACGGCGCGGCGGTGAAGGCGTATCGCGAGATCGGCAAGCACGAGATCGGCCTGGTGGTGAACATCGAGCCGAAGTACCCGGCGACCGATTCGAAGGAAGACGCCGCCGCCGTTCGCCGCGCGCATGCCTACATGAACGAGCAGTACCTGCACCCCGCCCTGCTCGGCCATTACCCGCCGGAACTGAAGGAGATCTTCGGTGACGCCTGGCCGCAGTGGCCGGCGGAAGACTACGAGCTGATCAAGCAGAAGCTCGACTTCGTCGGCATCAACTACTACACGCGCAGCGTGACCAAGGCCGCCGAGAGCTACCCGCTCAACACCGGCGTCGTGCGCCAGCCGCTGGGCACCTACACCGAGACCGGCTGGGAAGTGTTCCCGCAAGGCCTGACCGACCTGCTGCTGTGGTTCAAGCAGACCTACGGCGACCTGCCGGTCTACATCACCGAGAACGGCGCGGCGTTCTTCGATCCGCCGACCGCGATGGCGGACGACGACGGCAAGCGACGCATCAAGGACCCGCTGCGCACCGATTACCTGCGCAAGCACCTGCGGGCGATCCACGACGCCATCGACGCCGGCGTGGACATCCGCGGCTACATGCTGTGGTCGCTGCTGGACAACCTGGAATGGTCGCTGGGCTATTCCAAGCGCTTCGGCATGATCCACGTGAACTACGCCACGCAGGAGCGCACGCCCAAGGACAGCGCGCTGTGGTACTCGAAGGTGATCGCAAGCCACGGGCGTTCGCTGTCCGATCCGCTGCCCTACTGA
- the zipA gene encoding cell division protein ZipA → MSDMTLLRIGILITGLVLVAAIVFFGRPRKPGQGRRVTREPSGDTVRHEPTLGEQIERDAAQGRAAGDATAQAELELFDRTLEGGANSELGRRVTEEFDKIVTLYLAARAGQKLHGPDIVVAAEKAGLVYGHMGVFHRLVENHPERGPVFSVANIMKPGSFDMPNIQALETPAIAFFLTLPAPVNALDAWEMMLPTAQRMAELLDGVVLDEQRNALGRQRIAHIRDELRAYDRQREAPPLTKPARW, encoded by the coding sequence ATGTCCGACATGACCCTGCTGCGGATCGGCATCCTGATCACCGGCCTGGTGCTGGTCGCCGCGATCGTGTTCTTCGGCCGCCCGCGCAAGCCGGGGCAGGGCAGGCGGGTGACCCGAGAGCCGTCCGGCGACACGGTCCGTCACGAGCCCACGCTGGGCGAGCAGATCGAGCGCGACGCCGCGCAGGGGCGCGCCGCGGGCGACGCCACCGCGCAGGCGGAGCTGGAGCTGTTCGACCGCACGCTGGAAGGCGGCGCCAACAGCGAGCTCGGCCGCCGCGTCACGGAGGAGTTCGACAAGATCGTCACCCTTTACCTGGCCGCGCGTGCCGGGCAGAAGCTGCACGGTCCGGACATCGTCGTCGCCGCCGAGAAGGCCGGCCTGGTCTACGGCCACATGGGCGTGTTCCACCGCCTCGTCGAGAACCACCCCGAGCGGGGACCGGTCTTCAGCGTGGCCAACATCATGAAGCCGGGCAGTTTCGACATGCCCAACATCCAGGCCCTGGAGACGCCGGCGATCGCGTTCTTCCTGACGCTGCCGGCGCCGGTCAACGCGCTGGACGCGTGGGAGATGATGCTGCCCACCGCGCAGCGCATGGCCGAACTGCTGGACGGCGTGGTGCTGGACGAACAGCGCAACGCGCTCGGCCGCCAGCGCATCGCGCACATCCGCGACGAACTGCGCGCCTACGACCGCCAGCGCGAAGCGCCGCCGCTAACCAAGCCGGCACGGTGGTGA
- the epmA gene encoding EF-P lysine aminoacylase EpmA, with protein MNDWQPSASFDALRLRARLNATVRAFFAQRDVVEVETPVMSVAGNTDPNIASFHLEFSGRTDGASRTRWLRTSPEYPLKRLLAAGFGDCYELGRVFRDGEAGGRHNPEFTMLEWYRLGWDHMRLVEETAALVQAALALVGRSATLSYIAYRDLYRERLGLDPAFASDDALRAALGEVVIDPTGLTRDDWLDLLMTHRLQPSFRPDELLAVYDYPASQCALARIRTGEVPVAERFELYLGPLELANGYHELADAAEQGARFDRDLQVRSERADLQPPRDERLLQALAAGFPSCAGVALGMDRLMMAMLGTGRIADVLAFDFARA; from the coding sequence ATGAACGACTGGCAGCCTTCCGCGTCCTTCGATGCGCTGCGCCTGCGCGCGCGCCTCAATGCAACCGTGCGCGCCTTCTTCGCGCAGCGCGACGTCGTCGAGGTGGAAACGCCGGTGATGTCGGTGGCGGGCAACACCGATCCCAACATCGCCTCGTTCCATCTGGAATTCAGCGGCCGCACCGACGGCGCCTCGCGCACCCGCTGGCTGCGCACCTCGCCGGAGTACCCGCTCAAGCGGCTGCTGGCGGCGGGGTTCGGCGATTGCTACGAACTCGGTCGGGTATTCCGGGATGGCGAGGCCGGCGGCCGCCATAACCCCGAATTCACGATGCTGGAGTGGTACCGCCTCGGCTGGGATCACATGCGTCTGGTGGAGGAAACGGCGGCGCTGGTGCAGGCGGCGCTTGCACTGGTCGGGCGCAGCGCGACGCTGTCGTACATCGCGTATCGCGACCTGTACCGCGAGCGCCTGGGCCTGGATCCCGCCTTCGCGAGCGACGACGCGTTGCGCGCGGCGCTGGGCGAGGTGGTGATCGACCCCACCGGCCTGACCCGCGACGACTGGCTCGACCTGTTGATGACGCATCGCCTGCAACCCTCGTTCCGCCCGGATGAGCTGCTGGCCGTGTACGACTACCCGGCCTCGCAATGCGCGCTGGCGCGCATCCGCACGGGCGAGGTGCCGGTGGCGGAACGTTTCGAGCTCTACCTGGGCCCGCTGGAACTGGCCAATGGCTACCACGAGCTGGCCGATGCGGCCGAGCAGGGCGCGCGCTTCGACCGCGACCTGCAGGTCCGCAGCGAGCGCGCGGACCTGCAACCGCCGCGCGACGAACGCCTGCTGCAGGCGCTGGCGGCGGGCTTCCCGTCGTGCGCCGGCGTCGCGCTGGGCATGGACCGGCTGATGATGGCCATGCTGGGGACGGGGCGCATCGCCGACGTGCTGGCGTTCGACTTCGCGCGTGCCTGA
- a CDS encoding DUF3011 domain-containing protein, with protein MRGWLVSTLLVGWAVMAPDAMAQESGGHFYGDRILRCESKDGNDNICPADVRGGVRLLRTLSRSQCDENKTWGVTPSGVWVKDGCRADFVLGYGGTVGSGTGSRVIRCESRSNRWQHCPAETRAGVELVRQLSKNPCMRGQNWGADARGVWVSGGCRAEFRMMVDVANEPPRGEIVRCDSVEKRHRHCPLDTKGGVRLFRQLSRAACIEGRSWGVDDEGIWVQDGCRAEFEIHQRQQSGG; from the coding sequence ATGCGCGGCTGGTTGGTCTCGACGTTGCTGGTGGGATGGGCGGTGATGGCACCTGACGCAATGGCGCAGGAGTCGGGCGGGCATTTCTACGGCGATCGCATCCTGCGTTGCGAATCCAAGGACGGGAACGACAACATCTGCCCGGCCGACGTGCGCGGCGGCGTGCGCCTGTTGCGGACGCTTTCGCGTTCGCAGTGCGACGAGAACAAGACCTGGGGTGTCACGCCGTCGGGCGTGTGGGTGAAGGACGGTTGCCGCGCGGACTTCGTGCTCGGCTACGGCGGCACGGTGGGCAGCGGCACGGGGTCGCGCGTGATCCGCTGCGAGTCGCGCAGCAACCGCTGGCAGCATTGCCCGGCGGAAACACGCGCCGGCGTCGAACTGGTCCGCCAACTGTCGAAGAACCCCTGCATGCGCGGCCAGAACTGGGGCGCCGACGCGCGCGGCGTCTGGGTGTCCGGCGGGTGCCGCGCCGAGTTCCGCATGATGGTCGACGTCGCCAACGAACCGCCGCGTGGCGAGATCGTCCGCTGCGATTCCGTGGAGAAGCGCCATCGCCATTGCCCGCTCGACACGAAGGGTGGGGTGCGTCTGTTCCGCCAGCTTTCGCGTGCGGCCTGCATCGAAGGCCGCAGCTGGGGCGTGGACGACGAAGGCATCTGGGTGCAGGACGGATGCCGCGCCGAATTCGAGATCCATCAGCGGCAGCAATCCGGCGGCTGA
- the ugpC gene encoding sn-glycerol-3-phosphate ABC transporter ATP-binding protein UgpC: protein MAKVTLDRLRKVYPNGYVGVDDATFEIGDGELMVLVGPSGCGKSTLLRMIAGLETITSGELRIGDRVVNDIAPKDRDIAMVFQSYALYPHMTVAENLGFGLKLRGASKDEVARRVRESAQMLELEPLLDRKPAALSGGQRQRVALGRALVRQPQVFLLDEPLSNLDAKLRASTRVEIARLHRKLGTTMIYVTHDQVEAMTLGQRIVVLDKGRIQQIDTPMALYNRPANLFVATFLGSPKMNLLQGEVVERGGGLALRLTDGVDFALVAEEELLGTLRRQVGRRLIVGLRPEDLSLADAGPGRLTARVETVEPVGNEAFLNLDCGGEEMVVRLPPRKLPKVGDTVHLDHNPDHLHFFDPDTGRSLRA from the coding sequence ATGGCGAAGGTCACGCTGGATCGTCTGCGCAAGGTGTACCCCAACGGCTACGTGGGCGTGGACGACGCGACCTTCGAGATCGGCGACGGCGAGCTGATGGTGCTGGTCGGTCCTTCCGGCTGCGGCAAGTCCACGCTGCTGCGCATGATCGCCGGGCTTGAGACGATCACCTCCGGCGAGTTGCGCATCGGCGATCGCGTGGTGAACGACATCGCACCGAAGGATCGCGACATCGCGATGGTGTTCCAGAGCTACGCGCTATACCCGCACATGACGGTGGCCGAGAACCTCGGCTTCGGGCTGAAGCTGCGCGGCGCGTCCAAGGACGAGGTCGCCCGTCGCGTGCGCGAATCGGCGCAGATGCTGGAACTGGAACCGCTGCTGGATCGCAAGCCCGCCGCGCTGTCGGGCGGCCAGCGCCAGCGTGTCGCGCTCGGTCGCGCATTGGTGCGGCAGCCGCAGGTGTTCCTGCTCGACGAACCGCTGTCCAACCTCGACGCCAAGCTGCGCGCATCCACGCGCGTGGAAATCGCGCGCCTGCACCGCAAGCTCGGCACGACGATGATCTATGTCACCCACGACCAGGTCGAAGCGATGACGCTGGGCCAGCGGATCGTGGTGCTCGACAAAGGCCGCATCCAGCAGATCGACACGCCGATGGCGCTGTACAACCGGCCGGCGAACCTGTTCGTGGCCACGTTCCTGGGCAGCCCGAAGATGAACCTGCTGCAGGGCGAGGTGGTGGAGCGCGGCGGCGGGCTGGCGTTGCGCCTGACGGACGGAGTGGACTTCGCTCTGGTGGCCGAGGAGGAATTGCTCGGCACCTTGCGCCGGCAGGTCGGCCGGCGGCTGATCGTGGGCCTGCGGCCGGAGGACCTCTCCCTGGCCGACGCCGGCCCCGGGCGCCTGACGGCCCGGGTGGAAACGGTCGAGCCGGTCGGCAACGAGGCCTTCCTCAATCTGGACTGTGGCGGCGAGGAGATGGTCGTGCGCCTCCCGCCCCGCAAGCTGCCCAAGGTCGGCGACACCGTCCACCTGGACCACAACCCCGACCACCTGCACTTCTTCGACCCGGATACCGGCCGCAGCCTGCGCGCCTGA